CGCCGGCCGTCGTCGTGAACCATCTCGCGGGTGGCGACGCGGGCACCGCTTCGGCGCTCGCGCTCGGGTGGGTCGGCGCGCGCCTGCTGCACGCCGTGTTCTACGTCTCGGACCTCGACAAGCTCCGCTCGCTCGCCTTCCTCGTCGCGCTCGTGTGCGCGGTCGGGCTCTTCGTCACGGCTGCGTAGGCGCGGGCGCGGGCGCGTCGGCGTCGGCCGCGGGCCGCGTCCACACGCGCTCGCCCGCGCGCAGCCCGCTCAGCACCTCGACGCGATCCGGCGGCTCGTCGGGGCCCACCGTGACGAGGCGCCGCTCGGCGGCGTCGTCGCCGGCCGCGACGTCGACGAAGCGCAGCTGGCCGATCGCGTGCACGGCGTCGCGCGGGACGAGCACGCGGCGCGCCGTGCCGCTCGGGACGGCGACGCGCGCGAACATGCCGGCGAGCACGCGTTCGTCGCGCGCGCGGAAGCCGACCTTCACGAGCAGCGTGCGCGCGCCCGGGTCGGCGAAGGGGACGATCTCCTCGATCGCGCCGCGCGCCGCGAGCGGGAGCGCGGGGATCTCGACGTCGAGCTCCTGGCCGAGGCGCAGCGAGACGGCGAGCGACTCGCGCACCGGCACCTCGACGCGCAGGCTCGACGGGTCGTAGATGCGCAAGAGCGGCGCGCCCGGCGTCGCGGTGTCGCCGCGCTCGGCGAGGCGGTCGACGACGCGCCCGCCGACCGGCGCGCGCAGCGACGAGAAGGAGAGGGCGGTGCGCGCCTGGTCGAGCGCCGCCTCGCGCCCACTCACGTCGGCGCGCGCCGCGTGGAGCTCGGCGCTCGCGCGGTCGAGCTGGCTGCGCGACGCGACGCCGCCGCCGAAGAGCGCCTCGATGCGCGCGTGCTCGCGCTCGGC
This genomic interval from Myxococcota bacterium contains the following:
- a CDS encoding efflux RND transporter periplasmic adaptor subunit is translated as MIRLPRRRRALAAAIPTAALLAACGEAVAPATRDLPRVAPPEGAVAVAAEERVGPEVEWASGAIASARHTIVSSRVLARIEDVRVAAGSTVAEGDVVVVLDARDLRARVDEADEALRAARARRELAEREHARIEALFGGGVASRSQLDRASAELHAARADVSGREAALDQARTALSFSSLRAPVGGRVVDRLAERGDTATPGAPLLRIYDPSSLRVEVPVRESLAVSLRLGQELDVEIPALPLAARGAIEEIVPFADPGARTLLVKVGFRARDERVLAGMFARVAVPSGTARRVLVPRDAVHAIGQLRFVDVAAGDDAAERRLVTVGPDEPPDRVEVLSGLRAGERVWTRPAADADAPAPAPTQP